The following coding sequences are from one Eublepharis macularius isolate TG4126 chromosome 19, MPM_Emac_v1.0, whole genome shotgun sequence window:
- the MISP3 gene encoding uncharacterized protein MISP3: MDMTKDVALTTSQGDSSVLPFDGAPPSSLALDGAAQDPFTSVRNDGHFDENSLTPLMSSETFKVTGDEAQNCGHSDLQSKTPDPSLEQLKAGHTSSLSVPKEESSHLACQDETPEASSEEPNPAETSEKITDGEEGRPHKHRDTCPTATAGSPKHPEPSETPSELGQGERGSPFVHYRDTSEFFPEQQKSDSSTWIQLVVGEESQMNCHGQSPGVASQLPEQPEGARDPKETVCSAENSQDPFGPKSAYLSLPEANSPKQPWEGGRFVSPDHPPSCISSADPQETLDPANISEGQKPGGQEMTGTGEREKVAAGQEHQPIDSGNNLGDPNRQSLEETPADNSQTSQQRVAQDQEHSAASPFQALALTDPQSGIGTCCQQRAAGTGCDTFPKAVPPLSPVATRSLGPASEGPAPGCDEQGREGPNAPESLAAGSNSEPLGEAGAKAVLGSERGEEKNKDTGPEHTIREPEGAQDPKILESVICTSPEDPYDAMVLACTKDSLDTRDQEDSQDLSSTQYLVSTPEQAGSSAKPRAILLIHSKEPANTEELVNATDPICTTHASDELSAARCPMDWMENDTGNPENRCPTTETPIEREIRLHLEREELLRQERGLTSPRGAQEYVEVRIRPILNPSVPPSLLPKEKERQWAGAQMQREIQRECQREEDLVQLGKVRGAYDRGMQQELQEKKMIFEQHSNIDPLPPTKMVPGSSEGMRERSFDEADSVTGTVMLASGVLPQLQQPLLERPPTANPFFCLRAKNSQSLLEREVQEARERERELQRQRHKLYGSALPQQPEETSDQDEEAPFQAEKPPCKKLDVTWPPPSPSETCQVNGLHQLERSPRSRQKSPLIQRWESGTVGNQESQD, translated from the exons ATGGACATGACTAAAGACGTTGCCttaactacctcacaaggtgactCCTCGGTTCTCCCTTTTGATGGTGCCCCCCCCAGTTCCCTGGCCCTGGACGGTGCCGCACAAGACCCATTCACCTCTGTGCGGAATGATGGCCATTTTGACGAGAACTCCCTCACTCCACTCATGTCCTCAGAGACATTTAAAGTGACAGGTGATGAGGCGCAAAACTGTGGCCATTCTGATCTCCAGAGCAAGACACCAGATCCTTCCTTAGAGCAACTTAAAGCTGGTCATACATCAAGTTTGTCAGTCCCAAAAGAGGAAAGCAGCCATCTTGCATGCCAAGACGAGACACCAGAAGCCTCCTCAGAGGAGCCAAATCCTGCGGAAACCTCAGAAAAGATAACTGACGGGGAAGAGGGCAGGCCTCACAAGCACCGTGACACATGCCCCACTGCGACTGCTGGCTCCCCGAAGCATCCGGAACCTTCGGAAACACCAAGCGAGCTTGGCCAAGGAGAAAGGGGAAGCCCTTTTGTTCATTATAGGGACACCTCTGAATTTTTTCCAGAGCAACAAAAGTCTGACAGTAGCACCTGGATCCAATTAGTGGTAGGGGAAGAGAGTCAGATGAATTGCCATGGGCAATCTCCAGGTGTGGCTTCACAATTGCCAGAACAACCGGAAGGTGCCAGAGACCCTAAAGAAACAGTCTGCAGTGCGGAAAACAGTCAAGACCCTTTTGGACCCAAATCCGCCTACTTGTCGCTTCCGGAGGCgaattctccaaagcagccctggGAAGGGGGCAGATTTGTTTCACCTGACCACCCTCCCAGCTGTATTTCCTCTGCTGACCCTCAAGAGACACTTGACCCTGCCAACATTAGTGAAGGCCAAAAGCCAGGTGGCCAAGAAATGACAGGAACAGGAGAAAGGGAAAAGGTGGCTGCTGGGCAGGAGCACCAGCCAATAGATTCGGGGAACAATCTAGGTGACCCAAACAGGCAATCCTTGGAGGAGACCCCGGCAGATAACTCCCAGACAAGTCAACAGCGTGTTGCCCAAGATCAGGAGCACTCAGCAGCCAGTCCTTTCCAAGCTCTGGCATTAACAGACCCTCAATCAGGAATTGGCACTTGTTGCCAGCAGAGGGCAGCTGGCACTGGTTGTGACACATTTCCCAAGGCAGTGCCACCGCTGTCTCCTGTGGCAACCAGGTCCCTTGGGCCTGCCAGTGAGGGCCCAGCTCCTGGATGTgacgagcaagggagggagggaccgAATGCTCCTGAATCTCTTGCAGCCGGCAGCAACAGTGAACCTCTGGGTGAGGCTGGAGCCAAAGCAGTTCTGGGATctgagaggggagaagagaaaaacaagGACACTGGGCCAGAACACACCATCAGAGAGCCAGAGGGTGCCCAGGACCCAAAAATCCTGGAAAGTGTGATCTGTACAAGCCCTGAAGACCCATATGATGCCATGGTTCTAGCCTGCACTAAAGATTCACTTGATACCAGGGATCAGGAAGACTCCCAAGATTTATCCAGTACCCAGTATCTGGTTTCCACCCCTGAGCAAGCTGGTTCCAGTGCCAAACCCAGAGCCATCTTGCTAATCCATTCGAAGGAACCTGCCAATACTGAAGAGCTGGTGAACGCTACAGATCCTATTTGCACCACACACGCTTCTGATGAACTTTCTGCGGCACGCTGCCCCATGGACTGGATGGAAAATGACACAGGTAACCCAGAGAATCGCTGCCCCACCACTGAGACTCCTATTGAGCGAGAGATCCGTCTTCACTTGGAACGAGAAGAGCTCCTGAGACAGGAGAGGGGCTTGACCAGCCCTCGGGGTGCCCAGGAGTATGTAGAAGTGCGGATCAGGCCTATCCTGAACCCGAGTGTACCACCCTCCCTGCTGCCTAAGGAGAAGGAACGCCAGTGGGCTGGTGCCCAGATGCAGCGGGAAATTCAGCGGGAGTGTCAACGCGAGGAGGACCTGGTACAGTTGGGAAAGGTCCGGGGGGCATATGACCGAGGGATGCAGCAGGAGCTTCAGGAGAAGAAGATGATCTTTGAGCAGCATTCCAACATagaccctctgccccccaccaagaTGGTGCCAGGCAGCTCTGAGGGGATGAGGGAGCGATCCTTCGATGAGGCTGACAGTGTGACCGGCACAGTCATGCTGGCTTCTGGAGTTCTGCCACAACTCCAGCAGCCCCTACTAGAGAGGCCTCCCACAGCCAACCCCTTCTTCTGCTTGCGTGCCAAAAACTCCCAGTCTCTTCTAGAGCGAGAGGTCCAAGAAGCacgagagagagaaagggagctgCAGCGGCAACGACACAAGCTTTACGGCTCAGCGCTCCCCCAACAGCCCGAGGAAACCTCAGATCAGGACGAGGAGGCTCCCTTCCAAGCAG AGAAACCACCCTGCAAGAAACTGGATGTGACCTGGCCCCCGCCCAGCCCATCTGAGACCTGCCAGGTGAATGGCCTTCACCAG CTGGAAAGAAGTCCTCGAAGTCGCCAGAAGAGTCCCTTAATCCAGCGCTGGGAGTCAGGGACGGTTGGCAACCAGGAGAGCCAGGATTAG